GCACAACGCGCCCGATCCCGTCGGGGGCCGTGTTCTCTTCGCCCTGACTGCCCTGCTGGGCCTGGGCATGTCGCTGCTGGCACTGGTGCGCCCGGCCGTGCTGCGTGGCAAACGCCTCGACGAACTGCTGATGGTGCTGGGCAATGTCTGCTCGCTCACGTCCACCCTGGGCGAGACGCTGCTGTTCGGCTCGCAGTACTCGGCGATGGTGCTGCTGTGGCCCATGGTGCTCGCCACGGGCTTTCTGCGGCGGCGGCTGTTGTGGTGGCAGGTGGGCCTGAGCAGCGTGTGCGTGCTGATCCTCGCCTACGCGAAAACCACGGTGCTCACCCACAGCGCGCTGTGGCCGCTGGAGGCGCTGATCACGGCCGTGCCGGTGGCCTTCACGGGGCTGGCGGTGTCCTTCTTCCGCGCGGCCGCGGTACAGGAAGCGGAAGAACTCGCGCGGCTGGTGCGCACGGATCCCCTCACGGGCCTGGCGAACCGCCGCGCGCTGTTCGACGACTTCGAAACGGTGGTCGCCCGCACTCCGGCCGGCCACCGGGTCGGCCTGGTCATGCTCGACCTTGATCATTTCAAGCAGGTGAACGACCAGTACGGGCACCAGATCGGGGATGAGGTGCTGCAATGCTTCGCGCAGACCCTGCGGGGCCACGCCCGCGACGGTGACCTGCTGGTTCGGGTGGGCGGCGAGGAGTTCGTGTGGGTCACGGCCGAGGCGCACGCGGACGCCCTCCTCGCCCGGGTCGAGACAGCCCGCTCCGCCTACTCGTCTCTGCCGGAAGCGCGGGCAGTGACGGTCAGCGCGGGCGTCGCCCACGGGCCGGGCGAGATCACGGCCGGTCAGCTGTCCGAACTGCTGAATGCCGCCGACACGGCCCTGTACCGCGCCAAGGAAGAGGGACGGAACCGCACCCACGTATTCGCACTGCGCTGATCCGCAGGGAGGTCAATTTTCTGACCCGATGACTTCAATGGCCGTCAATACGGCGTTGTTCATTCGCGTTGACGTGCCCTTGAACCGAGCACACATCAAGCAGGGTGCGGATTCCGTCCGATGGCATGGATGACATTTGGAACGAGCAGGAACCGCGCGCCGGGCGTTCCTCGGTCAGTACCAAGTGGAACGGCACGCGGCCCCTAGCATCGGGCCATGCCTGAGTTCATTACCGGACTGGATCATGTGCAGATCGAGGCCCCGGCCGGGTGCGAGGCGGCGGCGCGGGCGTTCTTCGGGT
This genomic window from Deinococcus sp. KSM4-11 contains:
- a CDS encoding GGDEF domain-containing protein, with the protein product MFTLPSAGPHLLARLAQVKGWALTLFFGGGGLLALLAFVLPTHNAPDPVGGRVLFALTALLGLGMSLLALVRPAVLRGKRLDELLMVLGNVCSLTSTLGETLLFGSQYSAMVLLWPMVLATGFLRRRLLWWQVGLSSVCVLILAYAKTTVLTHSALWPLEALITAVPVAFTGLAVSFFRAAAVQEAEELARLVRTDPLTGLANRRALFDDFETVVARTPAGHRVGLVMLDLDHFKQVNDQYGHQIGDEVLQCFAQTLRGHARDGDLLVRVGGEEFVWVTAEAHADALLARVETARSAYSSLPEARAVTVSAGVAHGPGEITAGQLSELLNAADTALYRAKEEGRNRTHVFALR